ATATGTGCATACATACAAAATTACAAAATTAACATTCAAACTTTACACAAGAATATGGATGAAACCATCACAAAAAAAGGAACACCGATTGACAACTGAAGACAACCATCTGGCTGGCCTGTGTGCCGAACTGAAGAGCACGATGTCTGCATCTGCATACGTCCATGATTTACATGGCTTGCTTAGGCCTTGGGTGGTGGTGCGAGGAAGGGGATTGTTGGCACGCCGGGGATGAACATGGACGGCATCGGCGGCAGCGTCACCTTCGGGATGCCAGGGACCGCCGGCATCAATGGCAACGTCACCTTGGGCACGGCAGGCATGACGACGGTGGGAACCGGTGGAAGCGCGGCGCCCGGCATGGCTACCACTGCGGGCACCGTTGGCACGGTCACCGCCGGCACGGTCGGCACCGCTGGCATCGGTGGCACGGTGACCGCGGATATGGCAGGGATCTGTGGCAC
This portion of the Panicum virgatum strain AP13 chromosome 2N, P.virgatum_v5, whole genome shotgun sequence genome encodes:
- the LOC120663069 gene encoding protein PELPK1-like; this encodes MASTSSLPAMALVVALMLVQGSGTCHAARRLADATVPAAAPAAAIPAVPKPTVPAVPTVPQIPAISAVTVPPMPAVPTVPAVTVPTVPAVVAMPGAALPPVPTVVMPAVPKVTLPLMPAVPGIPKVTLPPMPSMFIPGVPTIPFLAPPPKA